The Thalassomonas actiniarum genome contains the following window.
ACGGCACTAGCGGTGGCCCGGTTATCACCGGTTAATAACAGCACCTCCAGCCCGAGCTGGTGCATGCGCTTAATGGCAGCAAAAGAATCATCTTTAATCGCATCACTTATCGCTATAATGCCCGCCAGTTCGCCGTCAATGGCGATAAAGATCACCGTATTGGCCTCTTGTTCCAGCTCGGCCGCTTGGCTTACAAGCGCTTCAATATTGATATCAAAACTTTGCATTAACTTGCGGGTCCCCAGCAGCAAAGACTTATTTTCAAGCTCAGCGCGGATCCCCTGCCCGGCGATAGCAGCAAAGTCCGTGACCGGCAACAGTTTCAGCTGCAGCTCTTTTACCGCCGAAACAATTGCCTCTGCCAGTGGATGCTCTGAATTGGCCTCGGCGCTGCCTGCCCATAACAGCAGGGAGTTCTCATCCCAGGTGCCCCTGGGAATAATTTTGCTTATCCCGGGTTTGCCCTGGGTTACCGTGCCGGTTTTATCCAGCACTATAGTCTCAAGTTTGCCTGCCTGTTGCAGGGCATCGCCATTGCGGATCAGGGTCTGATATAACGCTGCTTTCCCTACTCCTGCCATGATAGAAATCGGCGTAGCCAGGCCCAAAGCACAAGGGCAGGCAATAATAAGTACCGTCATCATGGTCACTATGGCGTATGTCAGTGCCTGCTCACCATCGGCAAAGTTGAGCCAGGCAAGAAAAGTTAATACCGCAATAATGAGTACGGCGGGAACAAATACCGAAGCAATCTTATCCACCAGACGGCCAATCGCCGGCTTAGACGACTGGGCGGTTCGCACCATATTGATGATCTGCGCCAAAGTGGTATCTTTACCTATACGTTTGGCCTGAAACAAAAAGCTGCCTGACTTATTGATGGTGCCCGCAAGCACTTTGTCTCCCGGCTGTTTTTTTACCGCCAGCGGCTCGCCGCTTAACATAGACTCATCCAGACTGGAATGGCCCTGGGTAATCACGCCGTCTACCGCGATGCGCTCCCCCGGCTTCACCCGTAAGATATCATCAATAACCACCTCTTCAATTAAGATATCGATCTCGTTATTATCGCGCACAACACAGGCGGTTTTTGGCTGCAAGCCGATAAGTTGTTTAATCGCCTGCGAGGTTTTGCCCCGCGCGCGCATTTCAAGCGCCGAGCCCAGGTTAATTAACGCGATAATAACCGCGGCGGCTTCAAAATAAACGTGTTGTGCCAAAGCGGGTACTAACTCAGGTTTAACAACGATCACCACAGAATAAAGCCAGGCGGTGCCGGTCCCCAGGGCGATAAGCAAGTCCATATTGGCATTATGTTGCCGCACCGATTTAACCGCGCCGAGAAAAAAATGTCCTCCCGAATAAACCATGACTCCCAGGGTGGCCAGCGCTATCACCGACCAAAATAACAGGCCATTGGGAGCGGCTAACGGCGGCAGCATACCCGCCATGCCGGCAATAAATAATGGCGCTCCTACCAGGGCGGCAAGAGCCGCCTGCTTTAATAACTGCCGGTAGTAGACAAATTCGGCCTGTTCTTTATCGGCTGTATCATCGAGGCCACTCAGTTCACTGGCCTGATAACCGGCCCGGCGGATTGCGGCAATCACCGCCTCGGCATTGGTATCACCCTCAACCGTGGCAGTATGTTCAGCAAAATTAACATTGGCAGAGGTTACAAAATCTACGTCGTTAATCGCCTTTTCAATAGAGGCGACACAACCGGCACAACTCATGCCTTCAATGGATAAATGCAGGGTCTGACTCATAGCAAAACTCCTGTTTTATTAAGAAAGTTACTGTAATAGCCGGATATAAACCCCGAAGGGAAAATAAAGCGAATGTCTTGGACAAAATAAAAAGAGGGAACCATCAACTGCTGCTCATAAAATTGTGATAACAGCAGTATGAAGCAGTTCAGGGAAAAAAACGTTACAGGATTTTAGCTATCTGTTACAGGATTTACGGCTTATAACTCATCAATCGCTTTTCGGGCATGTGAACCGCAATTTGCCTTAAAATCGCTGGGGGTTAACCCGGTGATTTTTTTAAATTGGTTGCTCAGATGCGCAACACTGGAATAGTCGAGACGAAAGGCGATTTCGGTAAGGGAGAGTTCATCATAAACCAATAACTCTTTAACTTTTTCTATTTTTTGCTGAATATAAAACTGCTCTATCGTGACCCCTTCCACCGACGAAAACAGGTTACTTAAATAGTTGTAGTCTTTAAAAATATGTTCGGACAAAAAACGGGATAGTTTGACCTTTTCCCCCATAGGCTGCTGCACCAGGGCGATCACATGTTTTTTGGTCTGCTCGATTAACCGGCCTTTTTTGTCGTTGATCAGCTCAAAACCCAAGGCTTCCAGGCGAGTTCTAAAAATTTCAACTTGCTCCGGCTCCAGCGTGGTATTACCAAAATCCACTTCCCCCAGGCTCACAGACAAGGGAGTTATATCAAGCGCCTTGAGTTCATTTTCAACCACAAACTTACAGCGCCCGCACACCATGTTTTTAATAAAGATCTTCATTTCAATTGCTTATCTATAAAAATCCGGAAAGTGAATCCTTAACCATAAAACCGCAGATTAATATTTTTTCACCTGAGTGACAATATCTGCATTCGCCGATTCGTGAAATTTACACTATTTTTTAATAGCAACTGACAAGCAGCGAATTAAAAAAAGGCATCAACATGGCGAATTTTCTTTTTGTATATCACGGCGGCAGCAAAACTTCAGATCCGACAGAGCTTGAAAGCGTTATCCAGGCATGGCGGGACTGGTTTACTTCTATGGGAAATGCGGTAATTGACAGTGGTAATCCGGTGGGGTTATCGACAACCGTCAACAGTGACGGCAGTATCGTCAATAATGGCGGCAGTAATCCCGCCAGCGGCTATAGCCTGATCGCAGCGGCCAACATAGAAGAGGCCTGTAATCAGGCCAAAGCTTGCCCGATTTTGGCCAGTGGTGGTAGCATAGAAATCGCAGAAATTATTGATATGTAACCTGTCTTCAATAAAAGGAGAAATTACCGTGAGTTTACAGGATGAGATCATCGCCCTTGAAATGGATTTACTTAAACCTGAAATCCGGCGCTCGCCATCCGCTCTTAACCGCCTGATCAGTGATGACTTCCTGGAAATTGGCGGCTCCGGCAGAAGTTTTGGCAAAGATGAAGTGCTGAGCCGTTTACCGCAAGAAACACCGCCAACCTTCTCGGCCCGGGATTTTGAATTACGCCGGCTCAGCGACAACCTGGTTCAGCTGCTCTATAAAGCCACCATGCTCAAGGCAGGCGAAGGACAAACCAGCTATTCCCTGCGCAGCACTTTGTGGCAGCTGAAAGAGAATAACTGGCAAATGCTGTTTCACCAGGGCACCCTTTGCCCGCCGTTTGAGAATAATCACAAATGAAAAACCAGGATGTGCTCCGGGGCTCTTGTTTATGCCGCTCCGTAGGTTTCAGCCTCAGTGGCGGCATCACTGCAGTGCGCTATTGCCACTGCAGCCATTGCCGCAAATTTGCCGGTACTTCCCCTGCGGCCTGGGGCATGGCGGAAACGGCCAACCTAACAGTCACGGCATCCAACAGCGAAATTGGCAAGTTTAATTCCGGACGGGGTATCCGCTGTTTTTGTTTAAACTGCGGCTCCCCCCTGTGGTTCGAATCGATTGAATACCCGCAGATGATAGCCATTCCCCTGGGGGTGCTCGACAGCGATAAACTGCCCGCTCCCAAGCTGCATATCTGGACCCAATCCAAAGCCAACTGGTGCTGCATCAATGACGACCTGCCCCAACACCCGACCTATCCAGAAGAATAAAAAGCCTAAAGGTAAATTTAAGGCTTCACATAACGGTAACCTGCACCATAAACAGACTCGATAATATTGGTTTCCAGACCGATTTTTTTCGCTTTCAAGCGGATGTTTTTTACATGGCTGTCGATGGCGCGATCAGAAATATCCCGCATGTCCGGATACGCTAAATCCAAAATTTGCGCCCGGGAGTAAATACGCTGAGGATGCTGGTATAACAAGGAAAATAAATTAAATTCCAGGTGCGTCAACTCGGTGCTTTGCCCCCGGTAACTGAGCCGGAAACTCTCCATATTCAGCAATAAACCTTCCTCAACCACGGGAGCCTTATGTTTTTGGGTACGCTTTAAAATTGCTTTTATCCGCAATACCAGCTCGGGCGCGCTGAAAGGTTTGCAGATATAATCATCCGCCCCGGCCTCAAGCCCGATCAAGCGGCTGATTTCCTGGGTTTTGGCCGTCAACATCACGATCGGCACCTCGGAGAAAGTTCTGATCTGTTTGCAGCATTCCAGACCGTCCATCACCGGCAGCATCAAGTCCAATAAAATGAGATCCGGTTCATTTTTCCTGACGGTTTCCACCACATGCTCACCGGTTTCCAGATGTCGGGTAGTAAAGTTACTGGCCTGTAAAAACAGCGCGACATTTTCAGCAATTTCCAAATCATCTTCAACAATAAGTATATCGGCCATGCTACGACTCCGCCTGGCTCAGTGGAAGGTGAATGGTGATGGCCAATCCTTTATAGTGGCTTTGTGAAGACATAATTGTTCCCCTGTGTGCTTCAATAATACTTTTACAAATGGAAAGACCTAATCCGGATCCTCCCGTGGCCCGGCTGCGAGATGCCTCCACCCGGTATAACCGCTCAAAAATAAGCGGTAATTCTTGCTTGCAAACCCCGGGCGCACTGTCCTGGATGCGAATATCTAACCGATCTTTTCTCACCCGGGCATCAAAGACAATCTGCCCGGGTAAATCGGTATAGGTCATGCTGTTATCAATCAGGTTACTGATCACTTGCTTGATTTTGTCTTGATCAAAGGAAATGCTGATGTCATCGGGGATGTCGATGCTTTGCGACCATTTAAAACCCCTGGCTGTTACCGTTTCCGCCAACTCCTGCGACCAGGAAGTTAACGCCGACAGGCAATGATGTTCGGCCAACTCAAGGTGCAACGCGCCGATGTCTGATTGCGCCACCTGGTAAATATCACTGATCAGGCGGTTAATTTCCCCGATTTTCACAATCAAGCCGTCATAAGAAGCGTTCACATCCCTGACCAGGTTATGCTGCAGCGCTTCAACCTTTAATTGCAGCACTGTCAGCGGCGTACGCAGCTCATGGGAAACATCCGCCAGCAGCTGGTTTTTCTTTTCCACCAACTCCGCCATCATTTGCGAGCGCTGAATAACCAACTGACGTTTCTTATTCTGCCGGTAAATAAAGAAAGTCACCAACAGCACCAGCAGCACAAAACCGGCCAGAGCATAATTTCGCTGATGTTGAAACTTTAATTGCGCCAGCTCTTCCTGGTGGGTCAGCAGTTTAAATTCATTGACAATTTGCTCGGTTTTAAAGGTATCGGATAACTCACTGACTTGATCCTGATGGTTTTGCGCCGCCTGCTCGGCCCTGAATTTATGATGTTCCGCCAGGTGCTCATAAGCTTTTTCATGATTATTTAATTGCTTATAGAGGTTTGAGACATTTTTGTGGGCTTCAGCTTTCATATCAAGATGATCAATCTCAACCGCCATGGTTAACGCTTTTTGAAAGTGCTCCATCGAATCTTCATACTGCTCCAGCCAGGAGAGAATAATGCCCAAATCAATTTGGCTCTGGATAACCAGCGCCTTGCTGTCCATCTCGGTTGCCAGGGCAAGGGCCTTACTGTGATATTCAAGCGCCCGGGAGTATTCTTCCTTGCTGCGATACGCCTCCCCTAAACGCTTATTGATAAAAAATAAGTTATGCTGATTACCGATGCTTTTTTCCAACACCAAAGCCTCGTCCAGGTAAGCAATGGCTTTATTGTTATTTTTGTCCATCAAATAGGCAACACTGGCGTTAAGTAACTGCTCGGCAACCCAGGACTCCTGAGTAAATTTACGGGCATGGGCTAACGCCTTGTTATAATGCGGAATAGCGTCATGATAACGGCCATAGTGCATGTACACCTGCGCAATATCGCTGTAGGTACGGGTGGCTTCAAGCTTTTCGGTGTACCCCCCCTGTTCCAGCGCCTGGTTATAATAAGCAAGCGCCTGATCGTAATCGCCATTGTAATAATACATCAGCCCGATATCGCTCAAGGTGACGCCAATCTCATACGAACGCTTAAGTTCACGATAATCGGTTAAGGCTTGCTGAAAATAAGCAATCGCCTTAAGGTAATTGCCCTCTTTATTCATGATCGAATAGGCGATATCTTTGGCTGCCGTGGCTTTTTCATCCAGGTTGCCTTTTTCCAGTGCCAGCTTTTCATTTTCAATCACCAGCGCCGCTGCCTGTTCTAGTTTTCCCAAATGAAAATAAGCACTCGCCAGGTGATGGTTGATCAGTAATGCTTGGGAGTTATTTGGATAACGGCTAAGCAATTGCCGTGTTTCCTCTGCCAATACACTCGCCTTTTCGGGATCTTCTTCAACGTAATAACCGCTTAATTCAATCAGCACAGGAATTCTTTCCTGGCCGGTTAAGCTTTTAAGACGCTCTTCCAATGAAACCATCTGCTCAGACGCGGCCAAAACGGCTTGACTCAAGGAAAAGAAAACAATGAAAAAGAGGAGCTTAAAATAATGAGTCATGATAGGTAAACTGCCTGTTACTTCCTTATGGCGATGACGATCCCTTGAGATAAACGGGTAAAACACACAAGTTAACAAAATTTGTATGCCCCGTTTATCCGTTAGGGGGGTATTAAAACATTGATCGGTTAATTCACAAATACTTTTCCTGCTAATCCTGACTTCTTTTTAACACAGCGTTAATCCGCAGCAGCAATTCCGACATACAAAAAGGTTTATCCAAAAAGTCATCGGCACCAAGTTTAAAAGCCTTGATATGCATCTCGGTACTGACCACTGCCGACATAAAAATTACGGGTATTTGCGAGAACTGCCGAACCTTTTGACAAATTTCAAAACCATCAACTCCGGGGAGTTTGATATCCAGCAACAGTAAATCCGGCTGAAATTGCTTTATTTCACTAACGGCCAGCTCACCGCACTCACAAAGTGAAGTCACAAACCCCTTCATCGTCAACAGGTTTATCAGCGGCCCGGAAATTTCCCGGTTATCTTCCACAAGCATTATTTTTTGCATTTAGTTATCACGCTTAATTTTCAATTTACCTTAGTAATCCCTTTATTAATGACCTCAAATATGGAGTGAATATGGATATAGGGAATTTTCTTTCATTTTATCTGCTCTTGCGCAAAGAAAAATTTAACGTTTAGCAACAGGAATGTCTTGGTTGGCAAATAAAAGTCGGGGCCGTTAATCCGCTGATGACCCCGTATAGACGCAGTTATCCAGCTTGCATCATCAGTGGTGAGCTGTTTTAGAAGCGGTAATTTACCCCGATATTCGCGGTAGTGCCCAGACCTTTGATATTGTATCCGCTATAGGTATAGGCTTGAGATTTGACCGGGTGGTAGTCCTGGTTAAAGATAGCTACCTATGGGTCCCTTATCACCGACATATTCGCCGTCAACCAGGTCGAACCTTTTACGGTCGCCGACATACAGGTAAGTAAGAGATACATTGGCATCACCAAGAGGTTGCCAGTTAATATTGATGGTGCCTTTTGGCGCACTGATCTGCTTAGCCCCGAGATACTCATCGTTTTTGGTATATTTACCTTCAACCCAGGCATAGGTTGCGGTGATATTCAGCTCAGAACTGACAACATTATGTGCCAGGGCCTCATAACCATAAATTTCCTGTGGCGCCCTCACCGGCATATAAACCCCGGTACTGGGATCGTAGCTGTTGCTAGTGCCTAATTCTGAGGTACTGCGGCAGACGGAAATTACAACTTATTTCCATTAAGGTGTTGAAAAGTAGCAAGCGCAAAGTTATCTGTCATGCCACACAAGTGGTCAGTAACTAAATGCCCCTTTAAAGCCACTCCCAAGACTCTCCCTCTAACCCAAATAAGCCGATATTAGTATGACTCCTGCTTAAAGACTTTTCATATAAATGAATATAATTAGAAGGAAGTTTAGAAGCCAACCTAATTGCCAAATCTAAATTACTGTTCCCATCTCCATTTCTTTTTCCTTGAAGAGGCATTTTAAAATTCTTCTCATTTAGCTCTAATAATGGCCGGTAGTGTTCTAGAATGCCATTAATCACACGAAAGCCCGTAAGTTCAGAATTAACTACTTGCTCAGACAGATGTAAATGAGTGTGCTTGCACTTAGGGACAGCGCCTGGTTTATCTGTTGATTCTCTTTTACTCTTTTTTAGGTACACCTTCGCAGGCAATTTATTCACTCCTTAGTGATAGTACAAAATGCCTGAGAAATCAGACTGGGTTTGCATTTAATATTTGTGTAAATTACCGGCACTGTATATCCTACTGTGCAGCGAAGTTAACCATATGAAATAATAAGAAAGCTGGAAATATGGATTGTTGTCGTGGCGGTGCTTGCTCCAGCGGATAAAAACAAGCTTTGATGATGCAGGTTTGAAACCGTTTATTTTAAGCTGGGCTCACCGGAAGAATTTACCTTCAAAGCCCAGTTTTGGGATGTCTACTTCCGCTACATAAAATAGCCAACTAAATAGCTAATAAGTCTGATAAAATATATGGCAAAATTTTTAAAAACACTATCAGATGCCCCTATAAGTGAAGCATATTATGACGAATAAAGTAGAAATAAAATATTGTTCCCAGTGCCGTTGGTTAATGCGCTCCTCATGGATGGCACAGGAGATACTCACTACCTTTGATCAAGAAATTAATGAGTTATCGCTCCAACCCGGTACCGGCGGTATTTTTGAAGTAATAGCCAATGGTCAAGTGATTTGGTCACGCAAAGAAGCCGGACGTTTCCCTGAAATTACGGAATTGAAACAACTTGTTCGAGACGTAATCGCACCGGATAAAAGTTTGGGCCATGCCGATCGTAAAAAAACATAATTGTTGCCTGTCCATGCCTTGCGTTTTAATACGCAAAAGACCCAATAAAATCAGAAAACTATAACAAAAATAGCGGGAGTTCGTTTGAAGGTTTTTGAAGCAGACAAGTCGTATTTACCGGCTTTAAATGAGTTCTATATAACACAAGGTTACCACAGTGACTGGGGCGACAGAGAAAGAGCTTTTATTGCTACTTTTGACAATAAAATTGTTGGTGCTGTGAAAGTGGAAACTAATAAGGGGGTTTCAATTTTACGTGGCATGTATCTCGACAAAAAATATCAAGGTAATGGCTTAGGCACGGCATTTATCAAGCATATCGAGCCTATTCTCAATGAAACGGTCGCATACTGTATGCCGTTTTCACACTTAGCAGATTTCTACGGTAAAATCGGATTCAAAATTGTTAGCCCCGAAAGTTATCCGCCATTTCTAACCGACAGATATAAAGGTTATGAAAATCAAGGATATCGGATTATCGCAATGTGCCGTGAAAGCACCATTTTACCAAAGCTTTAAATAGCTCCTAAAAGCTGTCATGCTTTTGCTGCGCTGACAGCTCCAGCTCCCCCCCAAATGGTGCATATCCCCGCCCTGCTTTATCGCTGCCAACAAACTTCACAGTTTTGACAATTTACTGATATCCTTTTCTATTCAGGTAACTTATATGATGCACGGAGTTAATGATGACGCATACCGAGGTAACAACAGCACAAGAAGCCTTGCTCAAGATTACAAAGATTATTGAAACCGAGTGTGCTGCCGATGCAAGCTTTTTATTATCTGAAGGTTTTGTTTTACTCGGGGTCGGCAACAGCATTTTTGAGGACAGCGAAAATAGATTTGTTTATTCACTTGGCTTTCCTAAACCTCTTGCTGAGTTAAGTGAATCTGTACAAAACAACTTTTAAGCTCATATAACAAGAGAACAAATCACGCCTATGGCAGGTGATAATCTCCCCTTGCTAAAGCGTCTTTGCCAATACCAGGCTGACGATGTTCCTTTCATATAGCCCCCTCATACTTGATTGAAATTGCTTAATAACTTTCTAATCATAGCAAGTTTTGATACCTTGGCGCAGTGCTCTCTTAAACACCTATAAATGACATCGTTCCACTCCTTAATAAAGCAGTGTTTGGATCGCCGGAGCGGTAATTCTATGAATAAAAAGAATAAGAAAACATGATGAAAATTAATACCTACTTAACTGCCTTGTGCCTGTGGGTTATGTCCGTTGCGGTTGTTGCAGCGCCAGGAGGAGAACTAGCAGCTTGGACAAAGGATGCCGAAAAGAACCATTTTAATGGTGTCGTTTTAGTCGCTCTTGGCGGCGAGATTAAGCTAAAGCGCGGTTACGGTATTGCTGACAAAGAGAATAAACGTGCTTTCTCTGCCGATACCGTATTTGACATTTTATCGGTCACTAAACAATTTACCGCAGCAGCCATTTTAAAATTGGAAGAAAAGGGGCTGCTGAGTGTAAATGATCCCATAGAACGGTTTTTCAGCCAGGTACCAAATGACAAGCGCATGATAACCCTTCACCAGCTGTTAACACATACTTCCGGCTTGCAAAGCGATTTTAAAGAAGATTATGAAGTCGTCAGCCGCAACGACTTAATTAATGGCGCGTTGCATTCAACATTAACTTCAACACCGGGCAGCAATTATGAATACTCAAATTTGGGCTACAGCCTGCTGGGGATCATTATTGAAAAAATCTCCGGGGTAAGTTACGAGAAATTCTTGAATGAACATCTATTTGCGCCCGCAGGCATGTCGGATACCGGCTATAAAATTCCTCAATGGCCATCGCAAAATTTAATCGTCGGTTATGACGGCAATAGCCGCTGGGGAACCCCGCTAGAGCATGAATGGGCTGAGGATGGTCCATGGTGGAACCTTAAAGCGAATGGCGGACTGCTGTCCACGCTGACGGATTTGCATAAATGGCATGTAGCGCTCAGCGGCAAGACAATGTTAACAGATGCCTCCAAATTAAAGCTGTTTTCACCCCATGTTGCCGAAAATGAAGCCGCAACTTCACATTATGGCTATGGCTGGGCCGTCTTTAAAACCAAACGTAATACCAATTTGATTGCTCACAATGGTGGAAATCCATACTTCTTCAGCGATTTCCGCCGCTATACAGATGAAAACATCCTGATATTATTTGCGACTAATGACAGGAGCAAAAAGAACTTTAAACTATACGGGCGGTTAATTAAGGCAGCTATTGCTGATCTCAATCGTACACAGGAAGAAGGCTAAAAGTTCAACAGCATATTTATCAGGGATAGATCTCATCCGTCAGCGCAGACGCTTCCCTGCCCTGACGGTTTAATATCACTATACCGGTCGGCCAATGCTTGCTCTATCTTATTTGGGATAATTTCTAATAACTTAGCCGGCTTTAAGCCGTTTCATTTCCCCCTTAATCTTTCGCTAAAACTTATCATTAAATTTAATAACAAAGATCAGCCTTGAAGCTTACTTGTGCCGTACTGAATTAACTTATCGGTAATTTTCTCTTTATCTTGGTGAGATCATTTCCCCTCTGCCGACACTAGTATCAATGAAGTGGCCACGGCTTGGCTGTTACTGCTTCATCATCAGCAGCCCTGTTACAGGCAAGCTGATAATACCAGCCCTGATCTTAACGGTCGGGAAATACTAATTAGATTCATTCCACTAATTTACATTTGGGGACATCTTATGAAAAAACTAATCGGCGCAGGCCTTTTGCTTGCCTCATCCTTCGTCGCTTCTCACGCATCCGCTGCAACTATGGAGTGTTATGTTGATACGCAGGCCTATGATACTTTTACACCTAACCAATGTTTTGCGCTTTTATGGGGGCAATCTAAAACAACGGCGGTGTTTAGAATTGCAGGCTCAACCGGCAAACCTATCAGTCAGGTTATTTGGAGTGGTGCGGCTTCAAGCTGCGGCGTTTCCGGTTCATCCTGCTCTTTCAGTATTCGTGCTTATAGAACCTACACAGCAAAAGCGACCATTCTTTACCAGGACGGAACCTGGAATACGGCGTCCGCCAAGGCATCTTTTGAAAGTGGATTTTAATCGTTTAACAGCAAGGATGTGAGTCTATAAAATACCAACCAAGCACAGCAAACCAGCGAATATGCAACTAATAACATGAATTATCGCTGGTCTATCAGAGCCGCCAGCAACCACGAGTGATAAAGGCATGGCTGACTATATCGGCTTTATTTCTTGCTCTCGTTGAA
Protein-coding sequences here:
- a CDS encoding tetratricopeptide repeat protein, which encodes MEERLKSLTGQERIPVLIELSGYYVEEDPEKASVLAEETRQLLSRYPNNSQALLINHHLASAYFHLGKLEQAAALVIENEKLALEKGNLDEKATAAKDIAYSIMNKEGNYLKAIAYFQQALTDYRELKRSYEIGVTLSDIGLMYYYNGDYDQALAYYNQALEQGGYTEKLEATRTYSDIAQVYMHYGRYHDAIPHYNKALAHARKFTQESWVAEQLLNASVAYLMDKNNNKAIAYLDEALVLEKSIGNQHNLFFINKRLGEAYRSKEEYSRALEYHSKALALATEMDSKALVIQSQIDLGIILSWLEQYEDSMEHFQKALTMAVEIDHLDMKAEAHKNVSNLYKQLNNHEKAYEHLAEHHKFRAEQAAQNHQDQVSELSDTFKTEQIVNEFKLLTHQEELAQLKFQHQRNYALAGFVLLVLLVTFFIYRQNKKRQLVIQRSQMMAELVEKKNQLLADVSHELRTPLTVLQLKVEALQHNLVRDVNASYDGLIVKIGEINRLISDIYQVAQSDIGALHLELAEHHCLSALTSWSQELAETVTARGFKWSQSIDIPDDISISFDQDKIKQVISNLIDNSMTYTDLPGQIVFDARVRKDRLDIRIQDSAPGVCKQELPLIFERLYRVEASRSRATGGSGLGLSICKSIIEAHRGTIMSSQSHYKGLAITIHLPLSQAES
- a CDS encoding helix-turn-helix domain-containing protein codes for the protein MKIFIKNMVCGRCKFVVENELKALDITPLSVSLGEVDFGNTTLEPEQVEIFRTRLEALGFELINDKKGRLIEQTKKHVIALVQQPMGEKVKLSRFLSEHIFKDYNYLSNLFSSVEGVTIEQFYIQQKIEKVKELLVYDELSLTEIAFRLDYSSVAHLSNQFKKITGLTPSDFKANCGSHARKAIDEL
- a CDS encoding GNAT family N-acetyltransferase translates to MKVFEADKSYLPALNEFYITQGYHSDWGDRERAFIATFDNKIVGAVKVETNKGVSILRGMYLDKKYQGNGLGTAFIKHIEPILNETVAYCMPFSHLADFYGKIGFKIVSPESYPPFLTDRYKGYENQGYRIIAMCRESTILPKL
- a CDS encoding heavy metal translocating P-type ATPase; translation: MSQTLHLSIEGMSCAGCVASIEKAINDVDFVTSANVNFAEHTATVEGDTNAEAVIAAIRRAGYQASELSGLDDTADKEQAEFVYYRQLLKQAALAALVGAPLFIAGMAGMLPPLAAPNGLLFWSVIALATLGVMVYSGGHFFLGAVKSVRQHNANMDLLIALGTGTAWLYSVVIVVKPELVPALAQHVYFEAAAVIIALINLGSALEMRARGKTSQAIKQLIGLQPKTACVVRDNNEIDILIEEVVIDDILRVKPGERIAVDGVITQGHSSLDESMLSGEPLAVKKQPGDKVLAGTINKSGSFLFQAKRIGKDTTLAQIINMVRTAQSSKPAIGRLVDKIASVFVPAVLIIAVLTFLAWLNFADGEQALTYAIVTMMTVLIIACPCALGLATPISIMAGVGKAALYQTLIRNGDALQQAGKLETIVLDKTGTVTQGKPGISKIIPRGTWDENSLLLWAGSAEANSEHPLAEAIVSAVKELQLKLLPVTDFAAIAGQGIRAELENKSLLLGTRKLMQSFDINIEALVSQAAELEQEANTVIFIAIDGELAGIIAISDAIKDDSFAAIKRMHQLGLEVLLLTGDNRATASAVANQLGIDKVIAEVLPQDKAGQIAQLQRQGKVVAMVGDGINDAPALALADVGFAIGTGTDIAIESADITLMSGSLHGVVDAVEISRATVRNIKQNLFGAFIYNGLGIPIAAGVLFPFTGLLLNPMIAGAAMAMSSLTVVTNANRLRFFKPAGRQLSVKEIQS
- a CDS encoding serine hydrolase domain-containing protein; translated protein: MMKINTYLTALCLWVMSVAVVAAPGGELAAWTKDAEKNHFNGVVLVALGGEIKLKRGYGIADKENKRAFSADTVFDILSVTKQFTAAAILKLEEKGLLSVNDPIERFFSQVPNDKRMITLHQLLTHTSGLQSDFKEDYEVVSRNDLINGALHSTLTSTPGSNYEYSNLGYSLLGIIIEKISGVSYEKFLNEHLFAPAGMSDTGYKIPQWPSQNLIVGYDGNSRWGTPLEHEWAEDGPWWNLKANGGLLSTLTDLHKWHVALSGKTMLTDASKLKLFSPHVAENEAATSHYGYGWAVFKTKRNTNLIAHNGGNPYFFSDFRRYTDENILILFATNDRSKKNFKLYGRLIKAAIADLNRTQEEG
- a CDS encoding SelT/SelW/SelH family protein, which produces MTNKVEIKYCSQCRWLMRSSWMAQEILTTFDQEINELSLQPGTGGIFEVIANGQVIWSRKEAGRFPEITELKQLVRDVIAPDKSLGHADRKKT
- a CDS encoding response regulator transcription factor translates to MQKIMLVEDNREISGPLINLLTMKGFVTSLCECGELAVSEIKQFQPDLLLLDIKLPGVDGFEICQKVRQFSQIPVIFMSAVVSTEMHIKAFKLGADDFLDKPFCMSELLLRINAVLKRSQD
- a CDS encoding response regulator, yielding MADILIVEDDLEIAENVALFLQASNFTTRHLETGEHVVETVRKNEPDLILLDLMLPVMDGLECCKQIRTFSEVPIVMLTAKTQEISRLIGLEAGADDYICKPFSAPELVLRIKAILKRTQKHKAPVVEEGLLLNMESFRLSYRGQSTELTHLEFNLFSLLYQHPQRIYSRAQILDLAYPDMRDISDRAIDSHVKNIRLKAKKIGLETNIIESVYGAGYRYVKP
- a CDS encoding GFA family protein → MKNQDVLRGSCLCRSVGFSLSGGITAVRYCHCSHCRKFAGTSPAAWGMAETANLTVTASNSEIGKFNSGRGIRCFCLNCGSPLWFESIEYPQMIAIPLGVLDSDKLPAPKLHIWTQSKANWCCINDDLPQHPTYPEE
- a CDS encoding DUF4440 domain-containing protein, whose product is MSLQDEIIALEMDLLKPEIRRSPSALNRLISDDFLEIGGSGRSFGKDEVLSRLPQETPPTFSARDFELRRLSDNLVQLLYKATMLKAGEGQTSYSLRSTLWQLKENNWQMLFHQGTLCPPFENNHK